In Alteribacter keqinensis, the sequence TGGATTTTCACCAGGTAAAACCAGACAAGGCCGAGCAAAAGGATGGAAAGCGGCACGCCGAACAGCATCCAGATGGCAAAGGAAATGTCGATGCCGTAGAGCTGGTTGACGACCCCTGCAAAAATCGTGTTTGGCGGTGTTCCGATGAGTGTTCCGAGTCCGCCGATTGAGGCAGAGTAGGCGATACCGAGAAGAAGGGCGCGGCTGAAGTTTACCCGTTCGACTTCGGTGTCTCCTTTTTTGTTTTCCTTAAGGGACTTGCTTACCTGCAGGATGATTGCAGTACCGATCGGCACCATCATCATCGCTGTGGCGGTGTTTGAAATCCACATGGATAAAAAGCCCGTGGCGACCATGAACCCGAGAACGATCTTCGGGGTACTTGTTCCGATGACGCTGATAATGGCGATGGCGATCCGTTTGTGGACGCCCCATTTTTCAAGAGCCAGGGCGAGTACGAAACCGCCCATAAAGAGAAAGACTGTGTTGTCCCCGTAGGCGGAAACAACGGTGCCGCTCTCAAGGGAGCCGGTGAGGGGAAAGAGAATAATCGGCATGATGGACGTGGCCGGGATCGGGATGGCTTCGGTGATCCACCATGTGGCGATCCAGAGCGTGGACGCAAGAACGGCCCGTGCTTCCCAGGACAATCCTTCTGGGCTGAAAAAGAGAAGGGTTGCGATAAAAAGAAGAGGCCCAAGGACAAGTCCGATCATCTGCCGGCGGTCGTAGGACCGGGGTTCTTTTTCCGGATCCGTTCCCGTATCAGGCTGTTCGGCAGTGCTGCCTCCGCCGGTGCCTCCTGATCCTGTGCGGCCTCCGGGGTTAAAGGTAAGTAATTCGATGGCCTGGTGGTGCCATTTCCACATCTGATTCCACGTTTTTGTGAGTGTGCTCATGAACATACCT encodes:
- a CDS encoding SLC13 family permease, with product MSTLTKTWNQMWKWHHQAIELLTFNPGGRTGSGGTGGGSTAEQPDTGTDPEKEPRSYDRRQMIGLVLGPLLFIATLLFFSPEGLSWEARAVLASTLWIATWWITEAIPIPATSIMPIILFPLTGSLESGTVVSAYGDNTVFLFMGGFVLALALEKWGVHKRIAIAIISVIGTSTPKIVLGFMVATGFLSMWISNTATAMMMVPIGTAIILQVSKSLKENKKGDTEVERVNFSRALLLGIAYSASIGGLGTLIGTPPNTIFAGVVNQLYGIDISFAIWMLFGVPLSILLLGLVWFYLVKIQFKMKITQIPGGREVIQSEKRALGKVNPEEKIVFTVFVVTAFFWISRTFIFDGVEAVEINDTTIAIAAAVSLFLIPSIRIPGRIMDWDTAKKLPWGILLLFGGGLAIAAGFTETGLAEYIGNQLTVLAAVNFFVILLAVTALVIFLTEITSNTATATMMFPIMASLAFAIDVHPYALMVAAALAASCAFMLPVATPPNAVVFASTDLRIGDMAKAGFWINLFSIFIIAAFVYFYLPLAWGIDLQTYPF